GTACTGCACATACGCAGTCCAATGGCAGCGGCTTCTCCGGTGACGTTGCTCACACATTGGAGAGCGGAGGCGCTCAGACTATCGCCTTTGCGCAGAACAGCCGCAACGAAGTGCGATTGCATGGCGGAGACGGAATGACAGTCGGAGCACTCGTAGCGCAACCAGGCGCTAAACGGCAATCCTACGTCGCCTTCTCCGCGAAAGACTATGGTGCCGACGCGGATAAAGTCGCACCGACACTGCGCGGAATGGGACATGACCGGAGCCATGCCAATGGTGGTGGCCAGATAGCGATCGCCTTCACACAGAACCAGGAAGGGGACGTCCTTAGCGGCGATGTCATGCACCCGCTGGGAACGAACTCAAACGCCACCGGACGAAACGCTCCAACTCTTGCCTTCACGCTTCATGGCAGTGATCGAGCGGCAAGTGCGGCATCGTCCACCGATATTGCTGGAAGTCTGCGCACCCGCGCGCCCGGAAGCGTCGAGAACAGCTCGACGACCGCCGTGCTGCAGGAACAGCCTGTCGCATGGGCTGGAGAACTCACTGCCTCGACCGATATAGCGGGGACCCCTCAACGTGGCGGCGAGGGAGGGAGGTCCGACGGGGTGATGACCCCTCAGTTGGCCGTGCGGCGGCTGACACCGCGCGAGTGCGAACGGTTGCAAGAATTCCCCGATGATTACACGCTGGTCGAGTATCGCGGCAAGCTGGCGGCCGATGGCCCCCGCTACAAAGCGCCCGGCAATTCGATGGCGGTTCCAGTCATGCGCCGGATTGGCGAGCGCATCGCAGCCGTCGATGCAATCCTCCGTGATCGACACGGCAACGGGAGCGTCCGATGAGTCGGCAGGCCCTCACTCAGACGACACTGGCGCGTACCTCCCAGGCGCGGAGAGAAGCAGCCCCTCTTCTTGCCTTTGCCGCCCCTGAACTCGACCGACCCCTCTCGCCTCACACTCCGTCGCCCGCAGACAGGTTCTCTGCATGGAAGGGTACGGAGGACGATCGAGAGCGGACGGCGCGGTTAACCCACCCTCTGCTTTTGGAGCCGGATCTGTGGCAGTCGAGTCCAATTGGTTCTATCACTGTCCGGTTGCACCGTCATCCTGAACGCCATCGAGTCCTTCGGACGGGTATTTCCATAGCGCGCCATCTCTCCTGTATTTTCCCTGCTCACCCTCGGTCACTCGCTTCAGTGCTTTACCCGCGCCCTGCGGCACGGCGCGTCTCTGCTTCCGCTATGCCGCCCTACGGGTTACGGCTTTCAGAAAATCTTTGTGCAACGAACGCAAAAAGATTTCCCGAACCTTCCGTAAAAGCGCCGCTTGGCACTTGGGAGCGGGGCACCTCGCGTCGCTTCGCGCAAGAGTGTCCCGAGGGCAATCCGGGCAAATACAAACAAGGAGAAACACAATGGCACTCTACGAAAACAACGTCAAACTGAAGGGCTACGTCGGCAAGGACGCCGAGAGCTACGCAACCAAACAGCAGCAGACCTTCGCGGTCTTCTCGGTCGCCGTCAAGTCCGGCTACAAGGACAAGCAGACAGACCAGTGGGTGAACCGTACCGAGTGGCCCCGTATCGTTGTCTTCGGCAAGCCCTCCGACTACGCAAAGTACCTGAAGAAGGGTGACTACGTCGAGATCGAAGGCGAGTTGCGCAGCTCCGAGCGCGAGGTCGAGATCGTCAAGGACAAGAAGAAGACGAAGATCAAGATTCGCGATTGGGAGGTACGCGCCAGCAGCGTGAAGAAACTGGCGAAGCCTTCCTCAGGGGAGAATCTCGATTCCGAGACCATCACGGAGGGCGACGCGGCTTAGGCCGCGTTGTCCTTCCTCGGGAGGTCCAGCCATGACACTCTTCGAAAACACCGTCAAATTGCGCGGTTTCCTAGTAAAGGATTCTGCGTCTCCCCCTTCGGATGGAGTCACGGACGACGCTTTCGCAGTCCTGTTTCTCGCAACGATGTCCGGTACCTGGAATATCGCTTATAGCGAGTGGATTCCACGCACCACCTGTCACAGGATCGTCTGTCCGGGACCCTACTTCTGCGGCTTCACTCGTGGAATGAAGCGCGGGGAATATGTCGAAGTAGAAGGTGAACTCTATGTCTACGACTATGAGCGGCCAGTCGTCGTGGAAGGCGAGCGCTTTACGGCGGAACGATTTAGATGCGAGGTCAGGGCGCTTCAAGTGCGCAGGCTGGAGCGTCCACCAATGGTCGTCGATACGGGCGAGAACGACTAACGCGGTCTCGCTCTCTTTCGCGGAGAGGCTATTGCCTCTCCGCTTTTCTTCTTACATTGCCGCGCAGTTCGCACGGAAAGGATATTGATGATCGCCAACGCCGCCTTCGTCGCCACACTGATCTTTCTCACGCTTGGCTTCTGGTTGAGCAATGAGCTTCGCTTCCTCACTCCGTGGCGCGGCTTCATCCTCCACAACCATCTTCAGAGCATCGCGCTTTACTGCGCTCTGCTCTTCACCAACCTCCTCGGCCTCACCGTCTGGATCGAGCGCAAGTTCTTCCTGCGCGACACAGGCCGGAAGCTCAGGCATCTCGATCAGGAGATTCATACCGGTCAAAGCGAACTGTCCGAAGAAATCCTTTCCCGCTTCGGCGGAGAAGAGGAGGAACAGTAATCATGCAGAGCGAAGACCAATATATGGAACGCACCCCCGACCTTGTGGCGAGGATTCGCAAGCTGCGCGAAGCCGCAGAAAAAGAGATGAACCGCTTTACCTGTCTGTCCGACTACGACGTGCGCCGTGTCGTCGGACAGGGACCGAGGACCGCTTCAGTTTCGGCCGAAACAGTCTCTGCCTCGGCCGCCCAGAGCCGTCCGAAGAAGTCCTCGGGCAAGCCCTCGAACACGCAGACCTCGATTCAGTTTTCGCTTGCTCCTGCGGAGCCGGGGGATGGCGGGGAGGCTGAATGAAAATCGATATTCCCCAGGAACTCCCTCACCGCCGTGAGAACGGCGGTGCAGTTCCGGAACACTCCGCAACGCGCAAACTACCGGACAATCCCATCCTCCATCGCCTGCGGTCTCTGGGGGAGCCTGGCACGGACGCTCGCCGCTCCCCTCCACGGGCGAAGCACCCCCATGACGAGTCTGCGTCTGAGCTTCCGCATGATCGCCGCCGTCCTGCGCCCTCCGCCGATCCTCGGCGTCCGGCACGGACAGGCGGGAGCATTGTGGGACTGGAGCTCCGCCCTGAAGAAAAGCAGCTTCTACGAGAGGCTGGACGCTTTCGCGTCGTCCGCACATCGGACCTCCGCGAGACGCTATACCAGGGCAAAGCCCGGCCTCTCGAGAATGATCTGAAGTATCTCCGCGACAAGGGCTTGATTGAAACCCGATTCGTCAATCTGCGCCGCGATGGACGGCGGCGCACGATTGAACGCACCGAGGTCGTCACCCTTACCAAAGACGGCCGTCGCCTCCTGCTGAAGCAAGGCGACCTACCGAATGACCAGAGAGTCTATACCGGACTTGTGAAGCCCCGCGAGATCGAGCATGACTCCCAGATCTACCGCGCCTACCGGAAAGAGTCGGAGAAGATCGAGAAGAAAGGTGGCACCAATCTCCGCGTAAAGCTCGATTTCGAGATCAAGTCCCAGGTTCAGAAGGCGATCTACGCCGAGCGCAAAGCCGATCCCAAACGCGACATGGCCGAGATCAAAGAGGAGGTAGCACTGCGTTTGGATCTGCCCTTCGTCGATGGCAAGATTCAGATCCCGGATGCGCGAATCGAATTCGATCAGCCCAGCGGAGTGGATCATAACTTAGACGACCGGACCCTAACTGGTCATGAGGACATCGAGGTCCTCACCGCCGCCTATCACGCCGGACACCTGCGCGCGAAGGCGCAGGCAGGTTTCCGCAACTATGCATCTTCGTCCGACTTCTCCACGATTTCTTCGAAGATCGAGGACGACCACCACATGATGCGAGACATTCTGGAGCTCTGACTATGGACTACGATCCAATCTCTTCTCTCGAAGCCATCGGATACATCGAGCGGGAGGCTTCGTTCCTCTATCTGGTCGCGGTACACTCCGGCTACTTCCTTCGCCGCCAGTATTGCCGATTCGCGGGGCGCGACGGAGGTACGCTCTTCTCCCGATTTCTCAAGAAGGCCGACCGACACCGCCATTTTCATGTGATCGAGTGCGGTCAGGGTTGGCACATCTACCACCTGACCTCGAAGTCGATCTATAGGGCGCTCGAACGGCCCCACTCCCAGCACCGCCGCATTAAGGGCGACTCTTATATTAAGTCGCGTCTCATGGTGCTGGACTTCGTCCTCGCCTACGTGCGCGTGAACTTGCTCACGGATGAGGCCGGCAAGGTCGATTTCTTCACGACGCAGTGTGGCGTTCGTTCGGAGCTACTACCCAGAAGTTACGCCGGGAGGCTGATGTACTTTCCCGATGGGTTCCCCATCCTGGTCTCGAACTCCGGCGTTCCTAGCTTCACCTTCTTCGACGGAGGCCAGGCGACCTCCTCACGGTTCGAGCGTTTCCTCGCACAGTACCAGCCCCTATTCGCAGCTCTTGGTGAGTTCAATCTCATCTTTGTTGCCGACACTGAGAGTAACTCTTCGAGAGCGAAGGCTACCTTCCATCGTTTTTTACCTGCCGACTGCCTGCGCGGTGTCACGCCGACGACACCCCTCGGCGTCGACCACTTCGTCCAGTTCCTCGAAGTCAGGCAGCAGTCCGAAGTCGGTGGACGCGGAGTTCTGTCCAGCGATCTCAAGACTCTGCGGGAGGGCGAAGCTATGTATACGTCACTGGAGCACCAGGCTCTCTACTCGGCATGGAAGATCGGCAGCACCACGGTGGAGAAGATTCGTCAGAGATTTCTCCAGACCTCGATGCGGGTGAACTTCTCCACCGTGGTCCTGCCTTACCGCTATCCAGTCGATGTCGCGCGGCCCGGAGTTCGCTCCCACGAGGGTGACGACACCCCATACCAGACCCGTGACGAGACCCCTTCTGCCGAGGATAAGCCATGAGATTCCAACTAGTTCCGCAGATAGGTAGTGTCAGGGAGGGGTATGTGCCGGGGGTGGGAGCGACCCCGCCCTCCGGGCTGCCGCGTCGACTGACGCCGCGCTGGTCGCTCCCACCCCCGGCACACCACGTATCCAGGAAATATCTAACGCAGATATTTCACTGATTCGCGCTGGGTACTAACCGGATCAGCTCAGCATGGTTCGCTGATCCTCAGAGCATCCGGGGCAAGATTCACCAACGATCGCAAACTCATCCATAGGAGAAACTCCATGAGCAAGCTGAAACTGGAGCACGGCGTCAGCAGGATTCGGCGCGCGAAGCTGCAATCCTCCATCGATCAGACTGTAGCTGATGACATCGAGCTATTGGCCGAGTGGTCGAATAACGAAACCAACTACGTCATCAATGAACTACTCCGCTTCGCGCTGACTCAGGAAGAGGAGTTCCAGAGACACAAGATCAGTTCCGCCACGGCCGCTCCTACAAAGCCAGCACTAACACCCATCAAATCCGTATCAGAACCTGCTGCACAACCGGACATGGCGGTATCGAGTACCGCAGCCCGCACTTAGCGAGGTATCGAACCATGCGTTTCAGAGCTTCACTTCAAAATATCGTCCGGCCTATGGTCGAGTACCGTTTCCTGCTGTCGCTGGGATTGAGCGCGGCTTGCGGCATCGTCCTCGGCAGCATGTTCCCCATCAACACAGCTAACCCATTTCTGCGATTGATCGAGTTGGAGCGGCCTCTGGTCTTTCAGGCGGTGGTCAGGAGCTACAACCTGTTTCTGTACTCGACTCCGTTCATCGCCTGCTCCATGAGCTTCTCGTTGCTGTATGTGCATCTCTACAGAACAGAGTTGGGACTGACCGCTGGCACGCTGCCTCCGTATTCTGATCCGCATACCCGGGCTGAGCTTTCCCTGGTCCTTGGCGAGGTACACCGTCAGCTCGTTCCGAAGCCCAGCCCGGCTCCACACTGGCTCTCGATTCCCGAGCGCGGCCTTTATACCGGCATCGCCTCGTTCGGCTCCATCGGGAGCGGCAAGACCTATGGGCTAATTCTTCCGGCGATGCGACAGTTATTCGCATATCGGGCCGACGATCCGGCGCGAAGGCTCTCCGGCATTGTTCTGGAGGTCAAGGGCGATCTTTGCCGGCAGCTTCACCGCATCCTTAAATGGTGCGGGCGGGAACAGGATTATGTCGAAGTCTCGCTCAATGGCAACGTCCGCTATAACCCCCTGAACAACTCGCTCGACGCTTACGCACAGGCGTTTAACATTGCTTCGATCATCACCTCGATCTGGGGCAGAGGCAAGGAACCCTTCTGGCAGCAGTCCTACACAGACCTTATGCGGTACGTGATTCTCCTCTATCGCATCCGCGACGGATACCTCACGATGGTCGATCTGTTTCGCACCGTCATCAGCGCGGGCAGACTCGAAGAGATGCTGACCGAAGTTGGTTCGCGCTTCAGCACCACGAGCTATATTGGCATCAGTAAGGAAACGTACCGCGAACATGAGGTGCAGCTATCTCCGCTTGGCTTCAAGTGGAACGAAGATGCAGGTCTTCACCTGATCCCGTGGACCGAGGCGCTGGAGAATCTGCTGATACAGGAGACATCCGCACCCTTCGAGGTCTTCACGCGCAAACCGCATCGACCGGAGCAGCGCGACCGTTTTGACAGTATCCAGTATTGGTATTGGGAGCACTGGAAGTTCTTTCGCTCTGAGGTCAAGACCTCCATCATCCAGGGCATCGTCGTCTTCCTTTCGCTCTTCGAGACTGATCCCGATGTTCGCCGTGTCTTTTGTCCGCCGAAGGAACTCTATGATGGCAAGCCATGCGCTTCTGATCCAAACGGCATCATCCTGTCCTCATTCGACGAATTGATCGAATCGGGCGCGGTGGTTGGCCTGAACTTTCCTGTGGCTCTGAACCCGGCGCTTGCCAAGACCCTCGGCACAATGATGAAAATCGACTATCAACGTGCCGTGATGTTGCGTATCCCAAAGATGGATGCGGAACCGCAGAAACACTTTCGTCCAACCGTCTTCATCTGCGATGAGTACCAGAACTTCGCTACGGTCGGCGGCGACAATCCCACCGGCGACGAACGCTTCCTCTCCATCTCCCGGCAACCGAAGTGCATCCCCATCGTCGCCACCCAGAGTATCTCCAGTCTCAAGGACGCACTGCCCAACGAAGGTGTCAAGACGCTGCTACAAGCGCTCCGCAACAAGGTGTTCCTGACGACGACCGACCCGGAGACGGCGCGTTATGCCTCCGAGCTGTGCGGGAAGGCAGATCGCACACGGATCAGCTACACCGTCTCCGAGTCCTCCACCAATGCCAATGTCAGTTGGTTGAGTGGCCGGACATCATCCAGCAAGGGCTCTGTCTCTGCCTCGAAGTCATACCAGAAACATAAGGAACCGCTGTTCGAAGAGAAGGTATTCTTCGACCTCAAAAATGCGCAGTCCGTGGTAGTCGCCTTTGACGGTATCAGCCCTCTACCGCCAACGTACTGCTATCTCAAACCTGACTTCCTACCTGCCACCATGAGTTGGTTCGATCAGGAACTGATTGATTTTGATCCCAGGAGAATACTCGCATGAGCTTTGAAGTCATTATTCCGTTTCTTAAACCAATTGAACATCTCCTCGCCAGCAAGACTGTCTCCGAGATCATGGTGAATCCTGATGGTTCTGTCTGGATGGAAGAGAAGGGTCATATCGAGTTGCAGCCCGGCGTCCGATTTGAGGATGGAGCATTACTGACGGGCCTTGAAGTGATCGCAAACCGCTTTGGCAAGAAGCTCGATGCCGACTCGCCCATCATGAATCTGCGCCTGCCGGATGGGAGCCGCATGGCGGCACTCATTCCACCCGTGGTCAATCCCCAACCCATGATGACCATCCGCAAATTTACTTCGCGTAATTTCACGATGAATGATCTGATCGAGCGCAGGATGGTCACTGCCGAGCAGGCACAACAACTCTCCAACGCGGTCCGCCGCGGCGACAATCTCCTGATCTCCGGGGGTACGGGTGCCGGCAAAACAACTCTCACAAACGTCGTTGCAAGTTTCATTCCCGATTCGGATCGCATCCTTGTCCTTGAGGACGTTGCTGAACTATATATAAGGAAGCAACACGTCGTCTCCGCGGAAGCTCAGCTTGATACGCACAAGAGTCAGATTGGATTCAGTGACTTGCTAAAAGCCACGCTGCGCCATCGTCCGGACCGCATCATCGTGGGCGAGATTCGCGGTCCGGAGGCGCGCGTCTTCCTCGACGCTTTGAACACCGGACATCGCGGATCGCTGTCCACCATCCACGCCAACGGCGCCAATGATGCTCTACGGCGTTTGGCACAGCTCGCAATGCGCGGTTCGGCTGGGGTTCCGCTCCACGAGGTTGAGGACGAATGTAGAAGATCCATCGATCTGGTCACGCATGTAATGAACCAGGATGGATGGCGGCGGATTACAGAAATCCGAACGGTCTCTGACTCCTGTGGAACAGGACAGACGTGTGCGGAACCACCTAAATGCAAATCGAGGTCAGTTAGCAGCAAGTTCGACTTAGTATGCAAGTTTCGTCAGGAAGAGCCTAAGAGCGGATCATAAACGCATGTGCCCGTTGGATGGACTAGCCACGTCTCAACGACACTTTTGCATATCGCCAATGGGGACGAGTAGTTGGGCCGCTGTACCTGTAGCCACACCGCCGGCACTCGCATGTGCGTCCGGCTGAATCTCATCCATCATCGGAATGCGATATGACGTAGAAGTTAGGGACAAGACCGCGTTGCCGACACTATTGATTAGATTGATTGTTTGGGGAACGACATCGAGGACTCCTCCCACAGCTCCGGCGACATGATCCCACACCGAGCAATTTCCCAATGCCCATGCTGATCGACTCCCCCAAGAGGATTGTTCTGCATATAACCGTACAGGTTGAGCGTTTGCGGATTGCCCAGCTTCGCATACGGGACCGGCTCTTCTTGCGCGCTCCAATCGGGCGACATGAACCTACCGGTACTGGAGCTGTAGTATCTGGCACCGAAGTAGTCCAGCCCTGATTCAGCATCTCGTTCTTTGCCGGTAAACTTGTATGCAAGTGTACAAATGCTAGCCGTAGTCGTAGATGAACCGGTCTCTGTCATAGCTGAAGCTGCAAGAGAATCTTGTCGTTATCGTCGTCCGTCTTTACGGTGCTACTGACTAAATTTCCATGCCCCACCGCTACAACCGTCATTTCCACTCCGGGGGGGACGTCGATGGTCGTCAAACCGTTGGCCCCGGTCTTGTACCACCTTTCGTGCTGGGCGGTCGCATCTCGAACGAGCACAGCTACAGCAGGAATTGGTTTTCCTGCCCGGTCTTGTACCTCGACATCACGATGCTTTATGTGACCTATCGTCACGGTATTTCCGCTAGTCGGCATCACGGCCAGCGGAAGCTTCAAATCGAATGACTCACTCTTGACCATGAGCTCGCGAACTGTGGTTTGGCACAAGCCGTACGGACATGTCGCGATAAGCTGGTATGGACCAGAGGGAAGATCGCGCGCCGGGATTGTTCCATTTTTATCTGAAAGCGCCCTAAAAACCTCTCCGCCACCCTCCAGCGGCTTTACTATCACCAGAACGTCGGGAAATCCCGCGCCTGTTTGGTCAACCACGACAACATGAAGCGGTGCCGCGTTGGCGCAGAGCAGAGAAGAGAAGTTGGCGAAGAGAAACAAAAACAAAAATCTTACTCTCATTGTGGGCATGAACCTCCTGTGCAGGCCGTTTTCTGCTGCGCTGCTTGTTGAGTTGCTCCCTGCTTCAAGATGTTGGCAGCGGCACCATCATATTGAGCGTTCGGCTGGAAGCTCTGACCTGCGGCTCCTAATGCTCCTACTATCTGCTGCGCACGGCCTTCGGCTGTTCCTCCGGTCGTGTTGTTCGCGCCTGGCGCGCTTGGCGCATCACCAGCAGCTCCCGCAGCGGCAGCCCCTTGGAAAGTCTTGGCCCCAAGGATGTCTGTTACATGCTGATCTTCATGAGTGAAGGCAGTTAATCCAGTCTGGAAATCGCTCTTCCCGGTTGCGTTGGCAATCGTCGAAATATTTGCATTGTCCAACGTCACACTTGCGCCCCCGATGGCTCCGGGAGTGCTTCCGGGAACTGGAACTGTTGTACCGGCAGTTATGCTCATCGTCCCATTCCCATTGCTGACCGCAGGCAGTGTCCCAAGCCCAAAAGAAACAGGAAGGTTGCTAGACGCTATTGCATTGACTGTTGCCGCGCCTTGTGGCGTGCGGAGCAGTGTCGAAATGTACTGCTGAACCTGCTGCTGCATCGCAGCACTCACAACAAAGTAGTGTCCATCTGGATCAACACCACTAAGCGGATTGTTTCGCACATAGCTGTACAGATTCAGCGTCTGAGGATCGTCAAGTTTGCTGTACGGTACGGGCTCCGCCTTGGCCGCCCAGTCCGGCGACATGAACCGTCCCATATCCGAGGCGTAGTACCTGGCCCCGAAGTAGTCGAGTCCTGATTCTGTGTCTCGTTCTTTGCCGGTAAAGTGGGTTGGATCGTTCCCGATGGAGCTAAGCGCGTCGCCAAAGGGTAGCGAGGTGTATGAGGCGGGACTAATTGGCACAGCCTGCGACGAGATATCTCCCTGTCCGGCGCTCTCGTATCGTTTGGTATCCAACCAGTCCGCTCCAGACCAAAAGAACTGATTCGGCTGCCAAGACCCGATCTTTTCTCCATCGATGGAAGCGCTCTGGACCACATAGCCTGTCGTCAGGTTGTTATTGATCAGCGTCTGACCGTTTTGGTCGTGCAGGAAAACTTGTGCCCCGTTCGGCCCACTTTCAAACACAAGTTGACCTTCTGAATCGTACCTATATTTTGCAGTTCCAGCCAGAGCATTGGCGGTAGCGAGACTATCATCGGGATAATACGCGTAAGTTTGGCCCAAGTTGTCCTTGGTGATATTCCCCGCGTTGTCGTAGGCAAAGCCTCCGCTTGCGTCGGCATGGTTGTTGTTTTTCGAATAGGTGAAGCTGGGCTGCGGAGCGGAGCCTGTTCCCGAAGCAGTCTGAGCCCATCGATTGCCGAACGAATCATAGGTCCAGCCAAGGATTAGGCCAGCTGCAGAGGTTGCGCCAGTAAGCCGATTGAGGAAGTCGTAGGTGTAGCTCCAGTTTCCATTAATGCTGTCGTTCGATGTGTGCACGTTTCCGTTTGGGTAATAGGTCGCCGCAACGCTGTAGCCGATCGAAGACGCTGCCTGAAATTGACTGTTGGACAGCAACCTGCCTCGATTGTCATATGTCCTGTTCTCGGTCAAGCCATTTCCTAATAATCGGGTGGCCAGCGTGCCAAATGGGCTATAGGTAGCGTTCGCAAAGATTTGGTGCGAATAGACGGTTCCCAATGCAGAGGTTGTACTCTTGTTCGAGCTTGCCGCCGTTACGTGCCCTGCGTCGTCGCGGGTCATGGAGATATAGATTCCTCCTCCATTATTGATAAACGTTACATTGCCCGCAAGGTCATAGAGTTGGGCATTGTTTCCCGTTGATGTATTTACTGCAGATCCAGAAGAGGCGGGTAGCTGAAAATACCTTGTAAGCTGACGGCCCATCGCATCATAAGCATAGCTGTAGCGCGAATAGATACCCGCATACTGGGACCAAGCCGAACTGAGACGGCCAATCGTATTTGTCAGGCTAAACGTTCCCCACGAAACTGTCTTCTCGTCGTAGTTGTAGAAGAAAGATGCGCCAGTTTTGTTCGAGGGCGTCTTCGAAATTAGCCGGTTCAAGCCGTCATAGCTGTAGATGGTTCCGATAGCGCGTGCGTCCGTTTTAGATCCTAAATTGCCGTTTGCGTCGTAGCTGTAGCTCTCCACTCCTGCGGGTAGCGGAGTGGTAGCGGACGCTGGGCACGGCGCATAGCTGTTTTCCGGATTGGACGCACATATTAGCCGAGAGAGTGAATCGGATGTAAAGCTGCGCGTCCGTGGCAATTCTCCGCTCGCGCCTATTTGATTGACATTGGTTAGGTTATTGAGAACATCATAAGTGTAGTCTGTCTCCAGAGTAGGAATTGGGCTCGTCGCAGATGGTTCCAAGACCTGAGTTAGTCTACCGATAGCGTCCATGGTTCGCTTCCACTGATTGCCAACCTCATCTGTGGCAGTCGTTGCGCTTCCGGAATAAGACCAGCTTAGAGTGCTTCCATCCGCTTGTGTTTGTAATGTCTTTCTACCTAATGCATCGTAGGTATAGCCGGTGGTGCCGTAAGTTGAATCCGTTTTGTGCCGATAAGGATTCGATAAAGAAGAGACGTTACTGAGACCATCATACAAGGTGTCTACATAGTCGGTTCCTGACGGGTCCGAGGTAAGTTGAGATTGAACAACACGGCGCATGCCATCCATAACGGTAACGCTAGTTTCCGAAGGACCGGAAGTGCTAAGGAGACGTGAGGAGGTCACACTTGGAACGGAATCGTTGTAAGTAGTGGTGGCCACTCCAAGATCAGGGTAGTTCACCCTCGTTAGGCGATTCAGTGGATCGGCATAGGTGTATGAGGTGGTTTGCCCGTTCGGGTCCGTCGTACTTGCAAGTTCGCCTGTCACGTAACTGTACGAGAAAGAGCTGCTGTGACCCAAGGGGTCGGTGATCAGTGTCAGATAAGCACTCGAGTTTCCTGCCGCGTTTCCCCCAGCCGGGCTGTCTGTATAACCGTAAGTAGTCGTGTGGGTTGTTCCAGTTAGGTCCGTACATGCACTGTTTCCGCAAGGGTCGGTGACGG
This Tunturibacter gelidoferens DNA region includes the following protein-coding sequences:
- a CDS encoding CpaF family protein; translated protein: MSFEVIIPFLKPIEHLLASKTVSEIMVNPDGSVWMEEKGHIELQPGVRFEDGALLTGLEVIANRFGKKLDADSPIMNLRLPDGSRMAALIPPVVNPQPMMTIRKFTSRNFTMNDLIERRMVTAEQAQQLSNAVRRGDNLLISGGTGAGKTTLTNVVASFIPDSDRILVLEDVAELYIRKQHVVSAEAQLDTHKSQIGFSDLLKATLRHRPDRIIVGEIRGPEARVFLDALNTGHRGSLSTIHANGANDALRRLAQLAMRGSAGVPLHEVEDECRRSIDLVTHVMNQDGWRRITEIRTVSDSCGTGQTCAEPPKCKSRSVSSKFDLVCKFRQEEPKSGS
- a CDS encoding RHS repeat-associated core domain-containing protein encodes the protein MTETGSSTTTASICTLAYKFTGKERDAESGLDYFGARYYSSSTGRFMSPDWSAQEEPVPYAKLGNPQTLNLYGYMQNNPLGGVDQHGHWEIARCGIMSPELWEESSMSFPKQSI
- a CDS encoding carboxypeptidase regulatory-like domain-containing protein; the protein is MFLFLFANFSSLLCANAAPLHVVVVDQTGAGFPDVLVIVKPLEGGGEVFRALSDKNGTIPARDLPSGPYQLIATCPYGLCQTTVRELMVKSESFDLKLPLAVMPTSGNTVTIGHIKHRDVEVQDRAGKPIPAVAVLVRDATAQHERWYKTGANGLTTIDVPPGVEMTVVAVGHGNLVSSTVKTDDDNDKILLQLQL
- a CDS encoding type IV secretory system conjugative DNA transfer family protein → MRFRASLQNIVRPMVEYRFLLSLGLSAACGIVLGSMFPINTANPFLRLIELERPLVFQAVVRSYNLFLYSTPFIACSMSFSLLYVHLYRTELGLTAGTLPPYSDPHTRAELSLVLGEVHRQLVPKPSPAPHWLSIPERGLYTGIASFGSIGSGKTYGLILPAMRQLFAYRADDPARRLSGIVLEVKGDLCRQLHRILKWCGREQDYVEVSLNGNVRYNPLNNSLDAYAQAFNIASIITSIWGRGKEPFWQQSYTDLMRYVILLYRIRDGYLTMVDLFRTVISAGRLEEMLTEVGSRFSTTSYIGISKETYREHEVQLSPLGFKWNEDAGLHLIPWTEALENLLIQETSAPFEVFTRKPHRPEQRDRFDSIQYWYWEHWKFFRSEVKTSIIQGIVVFLSLFETDPDVRRVFCPPKELYDGKPCASDPNGIILSSFDELIESGAVVGLNFPVALNPALAKTLGTMMKIDYQRAVMLRIPKMDAEPQKHFRPTVFICDEYQNFATVGGDNPTGDERFLSISRQPKCIPIVATQSISSLKDALPNEGVKTLLQALRNKVFLTTTDPETARYASELCGKADRTRISYTVSESSTNANVSWLSGRTSSSKGSVSASKSYQKHKEPLFEEKVFFDLKNAQSVVVAFDGISPLPPTYCYLKPDFLPATMSWFDQELIDFDPRRILA
- a CDS encoding single-stranded DNA-binding protein: MALYENNVKLKGYVGKDAESYATKQQQTFAVFSVAVKSGYKDKQTDQWVNRTEWPRIVVFGKPSDYAKYLKKGDYVEIEGELRSSEREVEIVKDKKKTKIKIRDWEVRASSVKKLAKPSSGENLDSETITEGDAA